Proteins co-encoded in one Desulfitobacterium hafniense DCB-2 genomic window:
- the pyk gene encoding pyruvate kinase, giving the protein MRRTKIVCTIGPSSESNEKIRQLLKAGMNVARLNFSHGTHGEHGKRIRTLREEAQKLGVHLGVLLDTKGPEIRTGTVPEEGVQLNSGDTFILDTDLSTLGSAERVGITYLQLWQEVHQGTHILLDDGLIDLEVIASEEGKIITKIQNGGVLKSKKGVNVPGVPIQLPAITEKDRDDIIFGLREGIDFIAASFARKAADILAVRRLVEEEGANVKIIAKIENREGIEHLDEILEVADGLMVARGDLGVEVPVEEVPIHQKDMIEKCHHLGKPVIVATQMLDSMIRNPRPTRAEASDVANAILDGTDAIMLSGETAAGQYPVEAVEMMNKIALQIEKHYEPRKIYDPHINIAEAISHASYTVARDLEAAAILTPTHSGLTARMISKYRPTSLIIAATPFVHVARQLSLTWGIYPLLIPESLGTDQLLSVSVNEAISHHLIKTGDVVVITAGVPVGKVGTTNIIKVQVIGDVIAKGTGIGRKAYSGTARIATSAALELFQKGDILVAPYTDKELIPLIAKAGAILVEEGGLTSHGAIAALNYGIPAIVGAADVLMKVKDGQVLTVDALAGVVYEGTVSII; this is encoded by the coding sequence ATGCGCCGCACCAAAATAGTATGTACCATCGGACCGTCCAGTGAATCCAATGAGAAGATTCGCCAATTACTTAAGGCCGGCATGAATGTAGCCCGTTTAAATTTCTCTCATGGAACCCATGGTGAGCATGGCAAGCGGATACGAACCTTAAGAGAAGAAGCACAGAAACTCGGTGTTCATTTAGGGGTTCTTCTGGATACCAAAGGCCCGGAAATCAGAACGGGAACGGTTCCGGAGGAGGGAGTTCAATTAAACAGCGGTGATACCTTTATTCTTGATACCGATCTATCGACTCTGGGGTCCGCAGAGCGGGTGGGTATAACCTACCTTCAGCTTTGGCAGGAGGTTCATCAGGGTACGCATATCCTTCTTGATGATGGTCTCATCGACCTTGAAGTCATTGCCAGTGAGGAAGGAAAGATCATCACCAAAATCCAAAATGGCGGAGTTCTTAAATCGAAAAAAGGGGTCAATGTGCCAGGTGTTCCGATTCAGCTGCCGGCGATTACGGAAAAAGATCGTGATGATATCATCTTTGGCTTAAGGGAAGGAATCGACTTTATTGCTGCTTCTTTTGCCCGCAAGGCTGCCGATATTTTGGCCGTAAGGCGTTTGGTTGAGGAAGAAGGGGCCAATGTCAAGATTATCGCTAAGATTGAAAACCGCGAAGGTATCGAGCATTTAGATGAGATCCTGGAGGTTGCCGACGGTCTGATGGTAGCCCGCGGGGATCTGGGAGTGGAGGTGCCTGTAGAAGAGGTCCCCATTCATCAAAAGGACATGATTGAAAAATGCCATCATCTGGGTAAACCCGTCATCGTGGCTACACAGATGCTGGATTCCATGATCCGCAACCCGCGGCCGACCCGGGCGGAAGCCAGTGATGTGGCTAATGCCATTTTAGACGGTACCGATGCCATCATGCTTTCCGGGGAGACGGCTGCCGGACAGTATCCGGTAGAAGCTGTGGAGATGATGAATAAGATAGCTCTGCAGATCGAAAAACATTATGAACCGCGGAAGATTTATGACCCCCATATCAATATTGCCGAAGCCATCAGTCATGCCAGCTATACCGTAGCCAGAGATCTGGAGGCGGCCGCTATTCTTACTCCTACTCATTCCGGGTTGACGGCCCGCATGATCTCCAAGTACCGTCCCACCTCCCTGATTATTGCTGCCACACCTTTTGTTCATGTAGCCCGCCAACTCTCTTTGACCTGGGGAATTTATCCTTTGCTGATTCCCGAGAGCTTAGGCACGGATCAGCTTTTATCTGTTTCTGTGAATGAAGCGATTTCCCATCACCTGATCAAGACCGGTGATGTGGTTGTCATTACCGCAGGGGTTCCCGTTGGTAAAGTAGGGACCACCAATATCATCAAAGTTCAGGTCATCGGGGATGTGATCGCGAAAGGAACGGGGATTGGCCGCAAAGCTTATTCCGGAACGGCACGGATAGCCACTTCGGCTGCTTTGGAGCTTTTCCAAAAAGGAGATATCCTGGTAGCGCCTTATACCGATAAAGAGCTGATCCCCTTAATCGCCAAAGCCGGGGCAATTCTGGTGGAAGAAGGGGGACTCACCTCCCATGGGGCGATAGCCGCCTTAAACTATGGCATTCCGGCTATTGTCGGTGCCGCCGATGTGCTGATGAAGGTTAAGGATGGGCAAGTGCTGACTGTGGATGCTTTGGCAGGTGTGGTCTATGAGGGCACCGTCAGTATTATCTAG
- the gap gene encoding type I glyceraldehyde-3-phosphate dehydrogenase: protein MSVRIAINGFGRIGRLSMRAILERKSSLDIVAVNDLGSPDLLGHLFKYDSIHDILPYDVEVKENTLEVLDQKVAFLAEKDPGKLPWRELGVDLVIEATGRFTKREQAALHLQAGAKKVIISAPGKHEDITIVMGVNEHLYNPAEHHILSNASCTTNGLAPLAKVLLEEFGIEQGMMTTTHSVTNDQRILDLEHKDWRRARAAYESMIPTTTGATKAVELVLPDLKGKLKGLAVRVPTPNVSLIDFVANLSRSTTKEEVNQKLREAAEGSLKGYLAYSELPLVSHDFNGNPHSAIVDGLSTLMLGERMVKVLAWYDNEWGYSNRIVDLVEYIAGQGL, encoded by the coding sequence ATGAGTGTGCGAATTGCAATTAACGGCTTTGGGCGAATCGGTCGGCTTTCCATGCGGGCAATCCTGGAACGAAAAAGTTCCCTGGACATTGTTGCTGTTAATGATCTGGGGAGTCCGGATCTGTTAGGTCATTTATTCAAGTATGATTCAATTCATGATATCCTGCCTTATGATGTTGAGGTCAAGGAAAACACCCTTGAAGTTTTGGACCAAAAGGTGGCTTTTTTGGCGGAAAAAGATCCTGGGAAACTTCCCTGGCGGGAGCTGGGGGTAGATCTGGTGATTGAAGCTACGGGGCGCTTTACCAAGCGGGAGCAGGCGGCGTTGCATCTCCAGGCCGGAGCGAAAAAGGTGATCATTTCCGCTCCGGGAAAACACGAAGATATCACGATTGTGATGGGGGTAAACGAACATCTCTATAACCCCGCTGAGCACCATATCCTCTCCAATGCCTCCTGTACCACCAATGGTTTGGCCCCCCTAGCCAAGGTTTTACTCGAAGAATTTGGGATCGAGCAGGGCATGATGACCACCACCCATTCGGTGACCAATGACCAGCGGATTCTGGATTTGGAGCATAAGGATTGGCGGCGGGCCCGGGCGGCCTACGAATCGATGATTCCTACGACCACAGGAGCAACCAAGGCGGTGGAACTGGTGCTTCCCGACTTAAAGGGCAAGCTCAAAGGATTAGCGGTGAGGGTTCCTACCCCTAATGTCTCGCTTATTGATTTTGTGGCTAATTTAAGCCGTTCCACCACCAAAGAAGAAGTAAATCAAAAACTTAGGGAAGCCGCCGAGGGAAGCCTCAAAGGCTACCTGGCTTATTCCGAGCTGCCTTTAGTTTCCCACGACTTTAATGGCAACCCTCACAGTGCCATTGTTGACGGGTTGTCTACGCTGATGCTGGGAGAGCGCATGGTCAAGGTCCTGGCCTGGTATGACAACGAGTGGGGATACTCCAATCGGATTGTGGACTTGGTGGAATACATCGCCGGCCAAGGACTATAA